The following nucleotide sequence is from Brachyspira suanatina.
TATCATTTTTTATATGTATCATATCCACTGCTTTAAATTCTGTATTTCCATGAGTTTCTTCAGTGGATTTAAATTTTTTTGATAATTTTGCATCAAAGTTAATAGCTCTTTTATTATTAATTAAAAATAATATTGTTTTATTTTTATCTCTATTATCTGATGAAATTTCAGTTATAGTACTGTAGCAATCTATATAATTATTTTCTAGTATGGTTTTTATTTCATTATAATCAATCATATTTTAACTAAGCGTATCCTTATCTAAAATATTATATGCATCGTATAATGTATCATATATTGATTTTAAATTATTATTAACATTTTTTATTACAGCATAACCGTCATCTTGTTTTTCACTTAAATAAAAATTAGTTTTATCAGCAATTTTTTCTGACTTTTCAGAATATTTTTGTATAGCTTCTATAAAGTACGGGCTATGAGAATTAATTAAAATTTGTATATCCAATTCTTCAGCCATTTTAACCATAAGTTTAGCATATTCAATTTGCCATTTAGGGTGTAAATGTACTTCAGGCTCATCAAGTATTAAAATATGTTTATCATTAAAAATACCAGCTTTTAAAAGTAAATCTATTATAGCAAAAGATTTTATTCCTACAGCAGTATTTGAAAGTTCTATATAGTTATTATTTTTTTTGAAAAATATTAAATCTTTGCTACTGTCGTATTCTATACTACCATTTATATTTTTTTGTATTTCATCTGATAATTTTTTTGTTTTATTTAGTTCTTCAAAAAGAAAATAATTATTGTCTGTTATATATTTTCTTCTATTCTCAATTATTTTTTTTCCTAAATCCACTAAATGATTATCTATATTATAGTTTTTTAATTTATAACGTATAATATTATTTTCTATCATATTAAATATAAACGGTGTTTCTATATATGTTATATCAGAGGCATACACATTTCCTATTAATTCATCACCATTAAATTGATCATAGATGATATATATATTTATAATTTTATTATTATCTTCTAATATAGATATATTTGATTTTTCACAATTAAAAGATTGCACATTATTTTTTAATTCATTTGATATATGCTGTTTTATACTATAATACTTTATTTCATTAATATTTGGTTTATTACTTAATATATTAAAATATTCTTTTATATCATTTTCTATACAGTTATATAAATCATATTCCTGAAGATTTTTTTTATATTCTTTAAAAAAATTATTATTTAAATTATTTGTATCAAAAATAAAATGTTCTAATATTTCACTTATATATTGCTGAAATCCTACAAAATCTAAGTCTCTTATTCTAATTAAAGAATGTTCATCTTTGCATTTTTTTAAAAATTCGTTTTCTAATTTTCTTACTATATTTCTTAATATTGGATATATTTTTATTTCTTCAACATATTCTTTATAGTTTTTTTCAGCATTGTTTAAACCAGCAACAACAGAATACAAAGCCTTTCCTACTGTACTTTTACCTGTATCATTTTCGCCTGC
It contains:
- a CDS encoding AAA family ATPase — protein: MELQLRNIGMIKEADIILDGLTLIAGENDTGKSTVGKALYSVVAGLNNAEKNYKEYVEEIKIYPILRNIVRKLENEFLKKCKDEHSLIRIRDLDFVGFQQYISEILEHFIFDTNNLNNNFFKEYKKNLQEYDLYNCIENDIKEYFNILSNKPNINEIKYYSIKQHISNELKNNVQSFNCEKSNISILEDNNKIINIYIIYDQFNGDELIGNVYASDITYIETPFIFNMIENNIIRYKLKNYNIDNHLVDLGKKIIENRRKYITDNNYFLFEELNKTKKLSDEIQKNINGSIEYDSSKDLIFFKKNNNYIELSNTAVGIKSFAIIDLLLKAGIFNDKHILILDEPEVHLHPKWQIEYAKLMVKMAEELDIQILINSHSPYFIEAIQKYSEKSEKIADKTNFYLSEKQDDGYAVIKNVNNNLKSIYDTLYDAYNILDKDTLS